In a single window of the Atlantibacter hermannii genome:
- the umuD gene encoding DNA polymerase V subunit UmuD: MRLSLSGTGLCRNRIDITSLCIQHPSATYLLKAAGDSMIGEGISDGDLLVVDSALTPQDGDVVVAAVDGDFTVKLLRLRPVPQLVPTNPAYRPITFTDDSQLQIFGVVSWVLKRKKS; encoded by the coding sequence GTGCGGCTTTCCCTCTCCGGCACAGGATTATGTCGAAACCGCATTGATATTACCTCGTTATGCATTCAGCACCCGAGCGCCACGTATTTGCTGAAAGCGGCCGGGGATTCAATGATTGGGGAAGGCATATCCGATGGCGATTTACTGGTGGTGGACAGCGCGCTAACGCCCCAGGACGGGGATGTGGTGGTTGCCGCCGTGGATGGCGATTTCACCGTAAAACTGCTGCGTCTGCGACCGGTTCCGCAACTGGTGCCGACCAATCCCGCATACCGGCCCATTACTTTTACCGATGATTCACAGTTACAGATTTTCGGCGTGGTGAGCTGGGTACTGAAACGCAAGAAGAGTTAA
- the guaA_2 gene encoding GMP synthase [glutamine-hydrolyzing]: MQERPIIILQVGTPPDEMLAVHNDVPVWFCHALQVPADAVEVIRVFEGEALPQPDPRRMAIITGSWAMVTERLPWSEAMAEWIRAAMAVHMPLFGVCYGHQLMAYALGGRVDYHPAGREAGNQQITLRPEAKADPLLSTFPDTFTAHLTHMQTIVELPPGASALAYSSHDPHQIVRYGPNAMSVQFHPEFTPGISTALMQFRADILRSEGRDLEAMLSEVRDAPEARNVLRFFIQQACGHPSQTIFEEPSVLHY; this comes from the coding sequence ATGCAAGAAAGACCGATAATCATCCTTCAGGTCGGTACGCCGCCTGATGAAATGCTCGCGGTACATAATGATGTCCCGGTGTGGTTTTGCCATGCCTTACAGGTGCCCGCAGACGCGGTTGAGGTGATCCGGGTGTTTGAAGGCGAAGCGTTGCCGCAGCCCGATCCCCGGCGGATGGCGATCATTACCGGCTCCTGGGCCATGGTGACGGAGCGTTTGCCCTGGAGCGAAGCCATGGCGGAGTGGATACGCGCGGCAATGGCCGTGCATATGCCGCTGTTTGGCGTGTGCTACGGGCACCAGTTAATGGCCTACGCCCTCGGTGGTCGCGTTGATTATCACCCGGCAGGCCGCGAAGCGGGCAACCAGCAAATCACCCTGCGGCCTGAAGCCAAAGCGGACCCGTTGCTGAGCACGTTTCCCGATACCTTCACCGCGCACTTAACCCACATGCAGACCATCGTGGAGCTGCCGCCCGGCGCGTCGGCGCTGGCTTACTCCAGCCACGATCCGCACCAGATTGTGCGCTACGGGCCCAACGCCATGTCCGTACAGTTTCATCCCGAATTTACCCCTGGCATCTCGACGGCGCTGATGCAATTTCGTGCCGATATTCTGCGCAGCGAAGGGCGCGATCTGGAGGCGATGCTCAGCGAGGTACGCGACGCGCCGGAAGCCAGAAACGTCCTGCGGTTTTTTATCCAGCAGGCATGCGGCCATCCCAGCCAGACTATTTTTGAAGAGCCGAGCGTGCTGCATTACTGA